The genomic interval GGTCAAATTTATCATTTGTCGCATTAATCGCAATACAAGGTTTTTGATATTTCGTTGCTAATTCTGCAATACGCAATGTTGTCGTTTCAAGTAAATGATCTGCTTCATTTATCCCTTCACCAAACATCACCAAATCAGCTTGTTCAATCAAATCTTCCAAATGTGTAATTTGGTCTACAAGATTATGACTCGTTAAAATTTCCGCATCATAAAGTGCTGCAAATATAGCTGCTACACCGCCTCCAGCACCGCCGCGTTCTACTGTGCTTGTGACTATATGTGCTTCGTTTTTCAAAATTTCACTGAAATACCATACTAGATTATCAATAGTTGCCGCTTCTTCACGTGTAATATCTAATAACGGATAAACTTGCATAATTTCACTTTGTTTGCCATACATCTTACTCGCAAAATCTGACACCAGTTGAATACGTACTTGCGCCAAACGCGGATGTAAGTTTGATAAGTCGACATGGCGGATATATTTAAGGACTTCAGCACCTTTTCTCGTATCAATCGGTTGACCTTCATCATCATAATATCTTGCGCCAAGAGCTTGAAGCATGCCGGCACCACCATCAAAACTTGCAATATTACCTAAAGAAATCACTAAATGTTCTGCGTCATTGTCTAATGCTCTAGAAATTAATTCGCCTAATCCATAACTTGAACGCTTGCCGATTGGTTTTTCACCTTGTAAAAACAAGTCAGCTTCAATTACTGTCATACCATTTTCGGTTTTGCCATATACGGCTTCTACTTGATTCATATCTGCGTTATGTACCATTTCACGATACTTCGTACCTGATTGCCACAAGAACACAGAATCCATTAATTCATGGCGACCATTAAATAGCGGTACCTGAACAATGTCTGCATCTTCAATTTGACTTGCAACCGCTTCTTCTACATAGCGGTTAGCTTCATAACTTGAAACGATACCATTAAATTCATCCATCGCAACTAATACTCTCATCTTGTCACCTCAAATAAAGTTTCCCAATGTTTTTTCATACGATTCACTATAATATTATACAGACCTTATTTAAAAAAACCTACTGTAACGCCCGACTGACACTGCTAAAAAATAAACTCCAAGCAATAGCGGATACGATCGATACTGTTCTTTAAACTTCAGACCTGCATCCATTCATTGCTTGGAGTTGCGATTTCATATTTATGCTTTTGTTATTTGTTAAGACATTGGACTTTCAATTATTCTTCAGCTTGAGCTAATGAAGAAACATTAATATCATCATGACTCGCATGCCATTTCACTTTGCCATCTACAAAATAAAAAGCTTGCGGTGATTCATGTTTAACCCCTGTTTCTTCCTCAATATAATTTGAAAGATCTCTTTGTTCTTGTACCACTAAATAATAGCCAGCGATATCGCGTTCATATAAAAATTTGTTGAATTGATCATATGCATTCGCAGAAATCGGGCAAGTGTTACTGTGTTTCAAAATAAATACATCTTTGTTGTCATTGATTACCTGTTCGAACTAGTCAATCGAAGTCAGCTTTGTAGCCATTCTATTCACCTCTAAAAATATTTATCACAATTAAGTGATAGTCCCTTTATTTTTTCACATTTCAATGTGTCTAATTATACACACTTTATATTTCAATGTTAACCGAAATACTAATATTTTTAATCCATTTTCTTAATAATTCTAATTTACATCCTCTTTCAATCGCTTCAATGCTTTATTGTAATTTTTATGATACTCACTTAAATCTTTCCCTGTTAGAGGCAATTTATTCATATCATATTGCTCTAATTTTGTACTGATATCAATCGTTTGCTGTCTTGTTTCATAGTAATTCTGCAAACTATAATACATTTCTATCGCACTTTGACGTGCTTTTGTCGTTTCATTATCAGTCACCGTAGATTGATTTAAATCTTCTATCTGTTTTGAAATCAAAGGTTCTATTTTATCTTTGATGACCACTTTAGTTTGCTTAGGATCTTCGGCATCCAGATATTTTTTAGCTACTTCTTGTAATTTTTTATTATTATCTTTCAATTTGCCTACCAATGCATCTGCACTTTTATTTTCGCCCGCTTTCTTTGCGTCTGCTACTTTAATTTCTAATTGTGCTCTTCGTTTTTCAAATAAACGCGTGTAATTCAAAATATCTTCATTCGTTTTAACAGATTGATTACAAAGTCTGATATAATCTCTATCTTTTTTCAAAGCTTTTTCTTGCTGATCTACTTCTTTTAAATATTCTGTTCTTAATTGCTTCACAGCTTTCGTGTCAGCTGGAAGTGAATGTGCGGCTTCTTTATATGATTTAAAGGCTGGCATTAATTTCTTATCCATATCCTTGCTCATCTGCTCAAAATCTTCTTTATTTCTATCTGTTAAATCTGACTTGCTCAGCTCGTTCAAACGATTCAAATGTATATCATCCATTGTCTTTTTAACATGGTCTTGTTTTTTATCTACTTCAGACATTGACTGTTCGAATTGATTTAAATCAGACTGAGTTCTATTGCCGCATGCAACTAATGAAAATATTGCACAAACCAGCAAAAACGCCAGAAGCCATGGTTTCATGCTCGTTCACTCCTGTCTGTTTTTTAATTTATTTTTTAATGTTTGAGTATGCCCGTTTCCATATTATAATACCTATAAGACTTTTACAAAGGACGGTTAAATATGTACACACAGACACAACCCCTCATTAGTGATGCGAACTTATTAGTAGTGTATCATAATCTTTTTGAAGACTATCATGATTTATTGTTGGGATTATTAGATACACCTGTAAAAGCAGTGCATCACATTGGCGGGACAGCCCACTTCAAATATCCTACTGAACCGATTTTAGATATTTTGGTAGGTGTCAATAACTTGCACGACATTACAGCATTAGATGAGAAACGCTTAAATTATGCCGGTTTTTACCGGATTCATCACCAATATAAGAAAAAAGTAATGATGGTCAAGTTTAATAATATGATTGATTTAAAGCAAGAAGTACGCTTGCATATTCTGCAAATCGAATCTGATATGTACAATCAATATCTTCAAATGCAGCGAACATTAAAAGAAGAAAAACAGCTTACACAACAGTTCAAAACAGAAAAAGAAATTCTGCATGCTAAAGCGTCTTCCATTCGTGATTATGAAACACAAAAAGAAATTTTATTTAAAAAATTATCAAAACAAATGTATGATTAATCGTTATTTTGTTTTTCGCATATTGGCGTAATCATTGCTATAATAAGTAAATGAAAATAATTGAAAGGGAGTTCTTTCATTGCATAAAGATGACATCCTAAAGGAACTAAAAAAAGTTCTGCCAGAAGAAATTATTAAAGTAGATGAACCATTAAAACGATATACGTATACACAAACTGGTGGTAATGCAGACTTCTATTTGAGTCCAACTACAAATGAACAAGTTCAAGCAATCAACCACTTGGCAAGAATGAATAACATTCCAGTCACGTATCTAGGCAATGGCTCGAACATTATTATCCGTGAAGGCGGTATTCGCGGTATCGTCTTAAGTTTATTATCTATGGATTACATTAAAGTTGAAGATAATGTGATTATTGCGGGAAGCGGTGCAGCGATTATCGATGTCTCTCGTAAAGCCCGTGATCATGCCTTAACTGGTTTAGAATTTGCATGTGGCATACCTGGGTCAATAGGCGGTGCTGTATTTATGAATGCAGGTGCTTATGGCGGTGAGGTCCGTGATTGTATCGAGCATGCAGTTTGTGTCAATGAACGCGGAGAAATCGTCACATTAACACGAGACGAGTTAGAACTTGGTTACCGTAGCAGTATTGTTCAAAAACAACATTTAGTTGTGCTTGAAGCATCTTTTAATTTAACACCTGGCAATCAAGAAGAAATCCAATCTGTGATGGACGACTTAACAAATCGTCGCGAAACAAAGCAACCGCTGGAATACCCTTCTTGCGGCAGTGTTTTCCAAAGACCGCCAGGACACTTTGCTGGTAAATTAATCCAAGATTCTGAGCTTCAAGGTCATCGTATCGGCGGTGTGGAAGTATCGAAAAAACATGCCGGATTCATGGTAAATGTAGACAACGGTACTGCCACTGATTATGAAGATTTAATACATCACGTGCAAAATGTTGTTAAAGAAAAATTTAACGTAGAATTACATCCAGAAGTACGTATTA from Staphylococcus condimenti carries:
- the ytxJ gene encoding bacillithiol system redox-active protein YtxJ, giving the protein MNDNKDVFILKHSNTCPISANAYDQFNKFLYERDIAGYYLVVQEQRDLSNYIEEETGVKHESPQAFYFVDGKVKWHASHDDINVSSLAQAEE
- a CDS encoding EMYY motif lipoprotein encodes the protein MKPWLLAFLLVCAIFSLVACGNRTQSDLNQFEQSMSEVDKKQDHVKKTMDDIHLNRLNELSKSDLTDRNKEDFEQMSKDMDKKLMPAFKSYKEAAHSLPADTKAVKQLRTEYLKEVDQQEKALKKDRDYIRLCNQSVKTNEDILNYTRLFEKRRAQLEIKVADAKKAGENKSADALVGKLKDNNKKLQEVAKKYLDAEDPKQTKVVIKDKIEPLISKQIEDLNQSTVTDNETTKARQSAIEMYYSLQNYYETRQQTIDISTKLEQYDMNKLPLTGKDLSEYHKNYNKALKRLKEDVN
- a CDS encoding GrpB family protein produces the protein MYTQTQPLISDANLLVVYHNLFEDYHDLLLGLLDTPVKAVHHIGGTAHFKYPTEPILDILVGVNNLHDITALDEKRLNYAGFYRIHHQYKKKVMMVKFNNMIDLKQEVRLHILQIESDMYNQYLQMQRTLKEEKQLTQQFKTEKEILHAKASSIRDYETQKEILFKKLSKQMYD
- a CDS encoding glycerate kinase; translation: MRVLVAMDEFNGIVSSYEANRYVEEAVASQIEDADIVQVPLFNGRHELMDSVFLWQSGTKYREMVHNADMNQVEAVYGKTENGMTVIEADLFLQGEKPIGKRSSYGLGELISRALDNDAEHLVISLGNIASFDGGAGMLQALGARYYDDEGQPIDTRKGAEVLKYIRHVDLSNLHPRLAQVRIQLVSDFASKMYGKQSEIMQVYPLLDITREEAATIDNLVWYFSEILKNEAHIVTSTVERGGAGGGVAAIFAALYDAEILTSHNLVDQITHLEDLIEQADLVMFGEGINEADHLLETTTLRIAELATKYQKPCIAINATNDKFDRYEALGVTGMFNLFMEMPEHYTSFKAGIQIRFYAVQALKLLKAQFDVNKKS
- the murB gene encoding UDP-N-acetylmuramate dehydrogenase is translated as MHKDDILKELKKVLPEEIIKVDEPLKRYTYTQTGGNADFYLSPTTNEQVQAINHLARMNNIPVTYLGNGSNIIIREGGIRGIVLSLLSMDYIKVEDNVIIAGSGAAIIDVSRKARDHALTGLEFACGIPGSIGGAVFMNAGAYGGEVRDCIEHAVCVNERGEIVTLTRDELELGYRSSIVQKQHLVVLEASFNLTPGNQEEIQSVMDDLTNRRETKQPLEYPSCGSVFQRPPGHFAGKLIQDSELQGHRIGGVEVSKKHAGFMVNVDNGTATDYEDLIHHVQNVVKEKFNVELHPEVRIIGDHPEGHR